A single Staphylococcus muscae DNA region contains:
- the rplK gene encoding 50S ribosomal protein L11, which produces MAKKVEKVVKLQIPAGKANPAPPVGPALGQAGVNIMAFTKEFNARTQEQVGLIIPVEIYVYEDRSFTFITKTPPAAVLLKKAAGVEKGSGEPNKTKVATVTKDQVREIANTKMPDLNAADEEAAMRIVEGTARSMGIVVE; this is translated from the coding sequence GTGGCTAAAAAAGTTGAAAAAGTAGTTAAGTTACAAATTCCAGCAGGTAAAGCAAACCCAGCACCACCAGTTGGTCCTGCATTAGGTCAAGCCGGTGTGAACATTATGGCTTTCACAAAGGAATTTAACGCACGTACGCAAGAACAAGTAGGTTTAATCATTCCAGTAGAAATTTATGTATATGAAGACCGTTCATTTACATTCATTACTAAAACACCACCTGCAGCAGTTTTACTTAAAAAAGCAGCAGGCGTTGAAAAAGGTTCTGGTGAGCCTAACAAAACAAAAGTTGCTACTGTAACAAAAGACCAAGTACGTGAAATTGCTAACACAAAAATGCCAGACTTAAACGCTGCTGACGAAGAAGCGGCTATGCGTATCGTTGAAGGTACTGCACGTAGTATGGGTATTGTTGTTGAGTAA
- the rplL gene encoding 50S ribosomal protein L7/L12 — translation MANQEQIIEAIKEMSVLELNDLVKAIEEEFGVTAAAPVAAAGAAGGDAAAEKTEFDVELTSAGSSKIKVVKAVKEATGLGLKDAKELVDGAPSIIKEAMPKEEAEKLKEQLEEVGASVELK, via the coding sequence ATGGCTAATCAAGAGCAAATCATTGAAGCAATTAAAGAAATGTCAGTTTTAGAATTAAATGACTTAGTTAAAGCAATCGAAGAAGAATTTGGTGTAACTGCAGCAGCACCAGTTGCAGCAGCAGGCGCAGCAGGCGGAGACGCAGCAGCTGAAAAAACTGAATTTGATGTTGAATTAACTTCAGCTGGATCATCAAAAATCAAAGTTGTTAAAGCAGTTAAAGAAGCAACTGGTTTAGGCTTAAAAGACGCTAAAGAATTAGTTGACGGTGCACCAAGCATCATCAAAGAAGCTATGCCTAAAGAAGAAGCTGAAAAACTTAAAGAACAATTAGAAGAAGTTGGCGCTTCAGTAGAATTAAAATAA
- the nusG gene encoding transcription termination/antitermination protein NusG gives MSEDFGAKHWYAVHTYSGYENKVKQNLEKRVESMNMTEQIFRVVIPEEEETQVKDGKAKKSMKKTFPGYVLVELIMTDESWYVVRNTPGVTGFVGSAGAGSKPNPLLPEEARFILKQMGMKEKTIDVEVELGEQVRVTSGPFANQVGEVESIEADKFKLTVLVDMFGRETPVEVEFDQIEKL, from the coding sequence ATGTCTGAAGATTTCGGTGCGAAACATTGGTATGCAGTTCATACCTATTCAGGATATGAGAATAAAGTAAAACAGAATTTGGAAAAACGTGTTGAGTCTATGAATATGACTGAACAAATTTTCCGCGTTGTGATTCCTGAAGAAGAGGAAACACAAGTGAAAGATGGTAAAGCGAAGAAATCAATGAAGAAAACATTCCCGGGATATGTCTTAGTTGAACTGATTATGACAGATGAGTCTTGGTATGTTGTACGTAATACACCTGGTGTTACAGGATTCGTTGGTTCAGCAGGTGCAGGATCCAAACCAAATCCATTGCTACCTGAAGAAGCACGCTTCATCTTAAAACAAATGGGCATGAAAGAAAAAACAATCGACGTTGAAGTTGAATTGGGCGAACAAGTACGTGTCACTTCTGGGCCATTTGCTAACCAAGTGGGCGAAGTTGAAAGTATCGAAGCAGACAAATTCAAATTGACAGTGTTAGTAGACATGTTTGGTCGTGAAACACCTGTTGAAGTTGAATTTGATCAAATTGAAAAACTTTAA
- a CDS encoding class I SAM-dependent methyltransferase, with amino-acid sequence MSHYYDAHPDAQSDERDIVYECYKQRLILTTDAGVFSRDQVDYGSDLLIQTFLSEHPPGQAKLIADVGCGYGPIGLLLAKVAPHDQLTMLDVNHRALELARKNAKRNQIDNVSIQESNGLAEVADNSQHYILTNPPIRAGKQVVHQILEDAHDKLKDDGALYVVIQKKQGMPSAKKKMMSVFGNAESIKNSKGYHILKSVKS; translated from the coding sequence ATGAGTCATTATTATGACGCACATCCTGACGCACAATCTGACGAAAGAGATATTGTTTATGAATGCTATAAGCAACGTTTAATTTTAACAACAGATGCAGGGGTCTTTTCGCGTGATCAAGTCGATTATGGTTCGGATTTGCTCATTCAAACATTTTTAAGTGAGCATCCTCCAGGTCAAGCGAAGTTGATTGCTGATGTAGGCTGCGGGTATGGACCGATTGGATTGTTGTTAGCCAAAGTAGCACCGCACGATCAACTGACAATGCTTGATGTTAATCATAGAGCGTTAGAGTTAGCGCGTAAAAATGCGAAGCGCAATCAGATTGATAATGTGTCAATTCAAGAGAGTAATGGATTAGCCGAAGTTGCAGATAATTCACAGCATTACATTTTAACTAATCCACCGATTCGAGCAGGGAAGCAAGTGGTACATCAAATTTTAGAAGATGCACATGACAAGTTGAAAGATGATGGTGCATTGTATGTTGTCATTCAAAAGAAGCAAGGGATGCCTTCAGCTAAGAAAAAGATGATGTCCGTTTTTGGGAATGCAGAATCAATTAAAAATAGTAAAGGCTATCATATATTAAAAAGCGTTAAATCTTGA
- a CDS encoding ISL3 family transposase: MCNDILKLLKIKDENIQVLKVEEDVEVRGRLSTVVYGTLSYTPKACMKCGCVNDGQIHKHGKRVSRLTLLKSQESNVYLNLAKERFKCLHCLKTFTAQTNIVDSNCFITNRVKLAIQDKLTRVQCEIDIAHDCSVSPSTVKRCIHQLSQSLIVKPSSGLPKHISIDEFKSVKNVTTAMSFLFIDNETNQIIDILEDRRIHKLKEYFYRFDRRERLAVKTVTADMYEPYINFIHEVFPNAILIFDRFHIVQHLNRELNKQRISVMNAYRYRSSTDYTKMKKHWKLFLSDRQDINSYEYFWSKSFKTYTTSRDVLTYLLSLDQQLYDTYMLVHQLREALKQCDWLRFKETLMGVEKKHVSRGVWRIIRFYKKYEYVLYSTIKYPKFNNGAIEGINNKIKLIKRVSYGYRNFNNFKARILIIFKLYQRSKKQELLSCVA, from the coding sequence ATGTGTAATGATATATTAAAACTACTAAAAATAAAAGATGAAAATATTCAAGTTCTTAAGGTGGAAGAAGATGTAGAAGTGCGTGGTCGGCTTTCTACGGTTGTTTATGGAACACTTTCTTATACACCCAAAGCTTGTATGAAGTGTGGTTGTGTCAATGATGGGCAAATCCATAAGCATGGTAAACGCGTTTCGCGTTTAACACTATTAAAATCTCAAGAATCCAATGTTTATCTTAATTTAGCGAAAGAACGCTTTAAGTGTCTACATTGTTTAAAGACTTTTACGGCTCAAACAAACATTGTTGATAGTAACTGCTTTATTACCAACCGTGTGAAATTAGCGATTCAGGATAAACTCACACGTGTACAGTGTGAGATAGATATCGCTCATGATTGTAGTGTTTCACCGAGTACAGTTAAAAGATGTATTCATCAACTCTCACAATCATTAATAGTCAAACCTTCATCTGGATTGCCAAAACATATCTCCATAGATGAGTTTAAAAGCGTTAAGAACGTGACAACAGCGATGAGTTTTTTGTTTATAGATAATGAAACGAATCAGATTATTGATATCTTAGAAGATAGACGTATTCATAAACTCAAAGAGTACTTCTATCGCTTTGATCGACGTGAACGATTAGCTGTTAAAACTGTAACTGCTGATATGTATGAACCATACATCAACTTCATTCATGAAGTATTTCCAAATGCGATTTTGATCTTTGATCGCTTTCACATTGTTCAGCACCTTAATCGTGAATTAAATAAGCAACGTATTTCTGTAATGAATGCTTATCGCTATCGATCATCAACAGATTACACGAAAATGAAAAAGCACTGGAAACTCTTTCTTTCTGACAGGCAGGATATTAATAGTTATGAATACTTTTGGTCGAAGTCTTTCAAAACGTACACAACATCAAGAGATGTTTTAACATATCTACTAAGTCTTGATCAGCAGCTCTATGACACTTATATGTTAGTTCATCAACTTCGTGAAGCATTGAAACAATGTGACTGGTTACGTTTCAAAGAAACTTTAATGGGTGTCGAAAAGAAGCATGTATCACGTGGTGTTTGGCGTATCATTCGATTCTATAAGAAATACGAGTATGTCCTTTACTCAACAATCAAGTACCCGAAGTTTAACAATGGAGCGATTGAAGGTATCAATAATAAAATTAAGCTTATTAAACGTGTATCATATGGCTATCGCAACTTTAATAACTTTAAAGCGAGAATACTCATCATTTTTAAGCTGTATCAACGTTCTAAAAAGCAAGAGCTATTAAGCTGTGTTGCATAA
- the rplA gene encoding 50S ribosomal protein L1 codes for MAKKGKKYQEAVSKIDRQAYYAIEEAIKLAQETSVANFDASVEVAFRLGIDTRKNDQQIRGAVVLPHGTGKSQRVLVFAKGDKIAEAEAAGADYVGDAEYVNKIQQGWFDFDVVVATPDMMGEVGKLGRVLGPKGLMPNPKTGTVTMDVTKAVEEIKAGKVEYRAEKAGIVHASIGKVSFDTDKLVDNFKTLLDVLTKAKPASAKGTYFKSVSVTTTMGPGVKVDTATFKL; via the coding sequence ATGGCTAAAAAAGGTAAAAAGTATCAAGAAGCAGTTAGCAAAATTGATCGCCAAGCATACTACGCTATTGAAGAAGCGATTAAATTAGCTCAAGAAACATCTGTTGCTAACTTCGATGCTTCAGTTGAAGTAGCATTCCGTTTAGGAATTGATACGCGTAAAAACGACCAACAAATCCGTGGCGCGGTAGTATTACCACACGGTACTGGTAAATCACAACGTGTATTAGTATTCGCTAAAGGCGACAAAATTGCAGAAGCAGAAGCAGCAGGCGCTGACTACGTTGGCGACGCTGAATATGTAAACAAAATCCAACAAGGTTGGTTTGATTTTGACGTAGTTGTTGCAACACCTGACATGATGGGTGAAGTTGGTAAATTAGGTCGTGTATTAGGACCTAAAGGTTTAATGCCAAACCCTAAAACTGGTACAGTAACAATGGATGTTACAAAAGCTGTTGAAGAAATCAAAGCTGGTAAAGTGGAATACCGTGCTGAAAAAGCAGGTATCGTACATGCATCTATCGGTAAAGTATCATTCGATACTGACAAACTTGTAGATAACTTCAAAACATTATTAGATGTTTTAACAAAAGCAAAACCAGCATCAGCTAAAGGTACTTACTTCAAATCAGTTTCAGTTACAACTACTATGGGCCCTGGTGTCAAAGTGGATACTGCAACTTTCAAACTATAA
- the rpoB gene encoding DNA-directed RNA polymerase subunit beta, with product MAGQFVQYGRHRKRRNYARISEVLELPNLIEIQTKSYDWFLEEGLLEMFRDISPIEDFTGNLSLEFVDYRLGEPKYDLEESKNRDATYAAPLRVKVRLIIKETGEVKDQEVFMGDFPLMTETGTFVINGAERVIVSQLVRSPSVYFNEKLDKNGRVNYDATVIPNRGAWLEYETDAKDIVYVRIDRTRKLPLTVLLRALGYSTDQEIIDLIGDNEYLRNTLEKDSTENTDQALLEIYERLRPGEPPTLENAKSLLYSRFFDPKRYDLASVGRYKANKKLHLKHRLFNQKLAEPIVNTETGEIVAEEGTVLDRRKLDEIMDVLESNANAQVYELPDSIVDEPVEIQSIKVYVPNDEEGRTTTVIGNAFPDSEVKCITPADIVASMSYFFNLLHGIGYTDDIDHLGNRRLRSVGELLQNQFRIGLSRMERVVRERMSIQDTESITPQQLINIRPVIASIKEFFGSSQLSQFMDQANPLAELTHKRRLSALGPGGLTRERAQMEVRDVHYSHYGRMCPIETPEGLNIGLINSLSSYARVNEFGFIETPYRKVDIETNTITDQIDYLTADEEDSYVVAQANSRLDENGRFIDDEIVCRFRGNNTTMAKEKMDYMDVSPKQVVSAATACIPFLENDDSNRALMGANMQRQAVPLLNPESPFVGTGMEHVAARDSGAAVIAKHRGRVEHVQSKEILVRRLIEENGQEYEGELDRYPLAKFKRSNSGTCYNQRPIIKAGDIVSKGEILADGPSMELGEMALGRNVVVGFMTWDGYNYEDAVIMSERLVKDDVYTSIHIEEYESEARDTKLGPEEITRDIPNVSESALKNLDDRGIVYVGAEVKDGDILVGKVTPKGMTELTAEERLLHAIFGEKAREVRDTSLRVPHGAGGIVLDVKVFNREEGDDSLSPGVNQLVRVYIVQKRKIHVGDKMCGRHGNKGVISKIVPEEDMPYLPDGTPIDIMLNPLGVPSRMNIGQVLELHLGMAAKNLGIHVASPVFDGANDDDVWSTIEEAGMARDGKTVLYDGRTGEPFDNRISVGVMYMLKLAHMVDDKLHARSTGPYSLVTQQPLGGKAQFGGQRFGEMEVWALEAYGAAYTLQEILTYKSDDTVGRVKTYEAIVKGENIARPSVPESFRVLMKELQSLGLDVKVMDEQDQEIDMSDIEDEDAPDHNINAQQPVAAQESPAETNE from the coding sequence TTGGCAGGTCAATTTGTCCAATATGGAAGACATCGTAAACGTAGAAACTACGCAAGAATCTCAGAAGTATTAGAGTTACCAAACTTAATTGAGATTCAAACAAAATCATATGACTGGTTCTTGGAAGAGGGCCTTTTAGAGATGTTCAGAGATATCTCACCAATCGAGGACTTTACAGGTAATTTATCTTTAGAGTTCGTTGATTACAGACTAGGCGAACCTAAGTATGATTTAGAAGAGTCTAAAAACCGTGATGCGACGTATGCAGCACCATTACGTGTGAAAGTTCGTTTAATCATTAAGGAAACAGGCGAAGTAAAAGATCAAGAAGTATTTATGGGTGACTTCCCATTAATGACTGAAACAGGTACTTTCGTGATCAATGGTGCAGAACGTGTTATCGTTTCACAATTAGTGCGTTCACCATCAGTATACTTCAATGAAAAGTTAGATAAAAATGGTCGTGTGAACTATGATGCGACAGTAATTCCAAACCGTGGTGCATGGTTGGAGTATGAAACAGACGCTAAAGATATTGTTTATGTGCGTATCGATAGAACGAGAAAACTCCCATTAACAGTATTACTACGTGCTTTAGGTTATTCAACAGACCAAGAGATTATTGACTTGATTGGTGACAATGAATACTTACGTAACACGTTAGAAAAAGACAGCACTGAAAATACAGATCAAGCTTTATTAGAAATTTATGAGCGTCTACGTCCAGGTGAACCACCAACACTTGAAAATGCGAAGAGCTTATTATATTCACGTTTCTTCGATCCAAAACGCTATGACTTAGCAAGTGTGGGTCGTTACAAAGCAAACAAAAAATTGCATTTAAAACACCGCTTATTCAATCAAAAATTAGCGGAACCAATCGTGAATACTGAAACGGGTGAAATCGTCGCTGAAGAAGGCACAGTACTTGATCGTCGTAAGTTAGACGAGATTATGGATGTGCTTGAATCAAATGCGAACGCACAAGTGTACGAATTGCCGGATAGCATCGTAGACGAACCAGTTGAAATTCAATCAATCAAAGTATATGTACCAAATGATGAAGAAGGCCGTACGACAACAGTAATCGGTAATGCATTCCCTGATTCTGAAGTGAAATGTATTACACCAGCTGATATCGTTGCGTCAATGTCATACTTCTTCAACTTATTACATGGTATTGGCTATACAGATGATATCGATCATCTCGGTAACCGCCGTTTACGTTCTGTTGGTGAATTGTTACAGAACCAATTCCGTATCGGTTTATCTCGTATGGAACGTGTTGTACGTGAGAGAATGTCAATTCAAGACACTGAATCAATCACGCCGCAACAATTGATTAATATCCGTCCAGTGATTGCATCAATCAAAGAATTCTTCGGTAGTTCTCAATTATCACAATTCATGGACCAAGCGAACCCACTTGCTGAGTTAACGCATAAGCGTCGTCTTTCAGCATTAGGGCCTGGTGGTTTGACACGTGAACGTGCACAAATGGAAGTGCGTGACGTTCACTACTCTCACTATGGTCGTATGTGTCCGATTGAGACACCAGAGGGACTGAACATTGGTTTGATCAACTCACTATCTAGTTATGCACGTGTTAATGAATTTGGTTTCATTGAAACACCATATCGTAAAGTTGATATCGAGACGAACACAATCACTGATCAAATCGACTATTTAACTGCTGATGAAGAAGATAGTTATGTGGTTGCACAAGCGAACTCACGTTTAGATGAAAATGGTCGCTTTATTGATGATGAGATTGTATGTCGTTTCCGTGGTAACAACACAACAATGGCAAAAGAGAAAATGGACTACATGGACGTATCGCCGAAGCAAGTTGTTTCTGCTGCGACAGCATGTATTCCATTCTTAGAAAACGATGACTCTAACCGTGCCTTAATGGGTGCGAACATGCAACGTCAAGCGGTGCCATTGTTGAATCCTGAATCACCATTCGTTGGTACAGGTATGGAACACGTAGCAGCACGTGACTCTGGTGCAGCAGTTATTGCAAAACACCGTGGTCGTGTTGAACACGTTCAATCAAAAGAAATCTTAGTGAGACGTTTGATTGAAGAAAATGGCCAAGAGTATGAAGGTGAACTTGATCGTTATCCATTGGCGAAGTTCAAACGTTCAAACTCAGGTACTTGTTACAACCAACGTCCAATTATTAAAGCTGGCGACATCGTATCAAAAGGTGAAATTTTAGCTGACGGTCCTTCTATGGAACTTGGTGAAATGGCACTAGGACGTAACGTTGTTGTTGGATTTATGACTTGGGACGGTTATAACTATGAGGATGCCGTTATTATGAGCGAACGTCTTGTAAAAGATGATGTATATACTTCAATTCACATTGAAGAATACGAGTCAGAAGCTCGTGATACGAAGCTTGGACCTGAAGAAATCACACGTGATATTCCAAATGTATCTGAAAGTGCGCTTAAAAACTTAGACGATCGCGGTATCGTTTATGTTGGTGCAGAAGTCAAAGATGGTGACATCCTTGTTGGTAAAGTAACGCCTAAAGGTATGACTGAATTAACAGCTGAAGAACGTTTATTACACGCTATCTTTGGTGAAAAGGCACGTGAAGTACGTGATACGTCATTACGTGTACCACACGGTGCTGGCGGTATCGTGTTAGATGTTAAAGTGTTTAACCGTGAAGAAGGCGATGATTCACTTTCTCCAGGTGTCAACCAATTAGTACGTGTTTACATCGTTCAAAAACGTAAAATTCACGTTGGGGATAAGATGTGTGGTCGTCACGGTAACAAAGGTGTCATCTCTAAAATTGTACCTGAAGAAGACATGCCGTACTTACCAGACGGAACACCAATTGACATCATGTTAAACCCACTTGGTGTACCATCACGTATGAATATCGGACAAGTATTAGAGTTACACTTAGGTATGGCTGCTAAGAACTTAGGTATTCATGTTGCATCACCAGTATTTGACGGTGCAAACGATGATGACGTATGGTCAACAATCGAAGAAGCAGGTATGGCACGTGATGGTAAAACAGTCCTTTACGATGGCCGTACGGGTGAACCATTCGATAACCGTATCTCTGTTGGTGTGATGTACATGTTGAAACTTGCGCACATGGTTGACGATAAACTTCACGCACGTTCAACAGGACCTTACTCACTTGTTACACAACAACCGCTTGGTGGTAAAGCACAATTCGGTGGTCAAAGATTTGGTGAGATGGAGGTATGGGCACTTGAAGCATACGGTGCAGCATACACATTACAAGAAATCTTAACTTACAAATCAGATGACACGGTTGGTCGTGTGAAAACATACGAAGCGATTGTTAAAGGCGAGAACATCGCAAGACCAAGTGTTCCTGAATCATTCCGAGTATTGATGAAAGAGTTACAAAGTTTAGGCTTGGATGTTAAAGTGATGGACGAACAAGATCAAGAAATCGACATGAGCGATATCGAAGACGAAGACGCACCAGACCATAACATTAACGCCCAACAACCTGTTGCAGCTCAAGAATCACCAGCCGAAACTAACGAATAA
- the secE gene encoding preprotein translocase subunit SecE, translated as MAKKESFFQGVKSEMEKTSWPTGPELVKYTTIVVCTVVFFLLFFYGLDIGIGQVIEMIK; from the coding sequence ATGGCTAAAAAAGAGAGCTTCTTCCAAGGTGTTAAGTCAGAAATGGAAAAGACAAGTTGGCCAACGGGTCCTGAACTTGTGAAATATACGACAATCGTAGTATGTACAGTAGTGTTCTTCTTGCTATTTTTCTACGGTTTAGATATTGGAATTGGTCAAGTTATTGAAATGATAAAATAG
- the rplJ gene encoding 50S ribosomal protein L10 — protein MSGIIEAKKQQVDIIAEQLKSSVSTVVVDYRGLTVAEVTELRKQLREAGVQYKVYKNTLLRRAAEQAGIEGLDEHFTGPTAVAFTTEDVVAPAKVIAGFAKEHEALEIKTGVMEGSVITAEEVKTVGSLPSHDGLVSMLLSVLQAPIRNFAYAVKAVGENKEENAE, from the coding sequence ATGTCTGGAATCATTGAAGCGAAAAAACAACAAGTTGACATCATCGCAGAGCAACTTAAATCTTCTGTTTCTACAGTAGTTGTTGACTACCGTGGTTTAACAGTAGCTGAAGTGACAGAATTACGTAAACAATTACGTGAAGCTGGCGTACAATACAAAGTTTACAAAAACACATTGTTACGTCGTGCAGCTGAACAAGCTGGTATCGAAGGTTTAGATGAACATTTCACTGGACCAACTGCAGTTGCTTTCACAACTGAAGATGTCGTTGCACCGGCAAAAGTTATCGCTGGATTCGCTAAAGAACACGAAGCTTTAGAAATTAAGACAGGTGTTATGGAAGGTAGCGTAATCACTGCTGAAGAAGTTAAGACAGTTGGTTCTTTACCATCACACGACGGTCTTGTATCAATGCTTCTTTCTGTATTACAAGCGCCAATCCGCAACTTCGCTTATGCAGTTAAAGCTGTTGGTGAAAACAAAGAAGAAAACGCAGAGTAA